A window of Puntigrus tetrazona isolate hp1 unplaced genomic scaffold, ASM1883169v1 S000000223, whole genome shotgun sequence contains these coding sequences:
- the chrm2a gene encoding muscarinic acetylcholine receptor M2a produces MDTINFTFWNASEGNETLETVDESPYKTVEVVFIVLVAGSLSLVTVIGNILVMLSIKVNRSLQTVNNYFLFSLACADLIIGLCSMNLYTVYIVIGYWPLGPVVCDLWLALDYVVSNASVMNLLIISFDRYFCVTKPLSYPVKRTTKMAGMMIAAAWVLSFILWAPAILFWQFIVGGRTVPEKECYIQFFSNAAVTFGTAIAAFYLPVIIMMVLYWQISRASKSRVKKDNRKPSGGNIDVASSNQIRENTANKPTNNNLTADETDRGQTQLTDDAANQHDAKLQNGKAPSTASGEAEAEDAGRGNCVPTEEKESSNDSTSGSGAVTNQKDEPAPSKANDSQAPTRHRAKAGGSKLTCIKIITKSPKGDCYAPSNATVEIVPATERQNHVARKIVKMTKQPPKKKKAPSSREKKVTRTIMAILVAFVATWTPYNVMVLINTFCSSCIPNTVWTIGYWLCYINSTINPACYALCNITFKKTFKHLLLCQYKNIRTAR; encoded by the coding sequence ATGGATACAATAAACTTCACCTTCTGGAATGCCTCTGAGGGCAACGAGACCCTGGAGACGGTGGACGAGAGCCCGTACAAGACAGTGGAGGTGGTGTTCATTGTACTGGTGGCCGGCTCACTTAGCTTGGTGACTGTTATCGGGAACATCTTGGTCATGCTCTCCATCAAGGTAAACAGGAGCCTGCAGACTGTCAACAACTACTTCCTTTTCAGCCTGGCCTGTGCTGACCTCATCATTGGCCTTTGCTCTATGAACTTGTACACGGTCTACATTGTGATTGGATACTGGCCGCTCGGCCCGGTCGTGTGCGACTTGTGGTTGGCGCTGGACTACGTGGTCAGCAACGCCTCCGTCATGAACCTGCTGATCATCAGCTTCGACCGCTACTTTTGCGTCACCAAGCCGCTCAGCTACCCAGTGAAGAGGACCACCAAAATGGCAGGCATGATGATTGCTGCGGCATGGGTTTTGTCCTTCATCCTTTGGGCCCCGGCCATCCTGTTCTGGCAGTTCATCGTTGGCGGGCGCACTGTGCCAGAGAAGGAGTGCTACATTCAGTTCTTCTCCAACGCCGCGGTCACCTTCGGCACAGCCATTGCTGCTTTCTACCTGCCCGTCATCATCATGATGGTGCTCTACTGGCAGATATCTCGCGCTAGCAAGAGCCGAGTCAAGAAGGACAACCGCAAGCCGTCAGGCGGTAACATCGATGTAGCCTCGTCCAATCAGATCCGCGAAAACACAGCCAACAAACCAACCAACAACAACCTGACAGCTGACGAAACAGACCGAGGACAGACCCAGCTAACAGATGATGCCGCCAACCAACATGATGCCAAACTCCAGAACGGTAAAGCCCCATCCACGGCGAGCGGAGAAGCGGAGGCGGAAGATGCAGGACGAGGAAACTGCGTTCCCACTGAGGAGAAAGAGAGCTCCAATGACTCCACCTCTGGCAGCGGAGCTGTAACCAATCAAAAGGACGAGCCGGCTCCATCCAAAGCCAACGACAGCCAGGCTCCCACGAGGCACCGCGCCAAAGCTGGAGGCTCCAAACTGACGTGCATCAAGATCATCACCAAATCCCCAAAGGGCGACTGCTACGCGCCTTCAAACGCGACAGTGGAGATCGTCCCGGCCACCGAGAGGCAGAACCACgtggccaggaagatcgtgaaGATGACCAAGCAGCCGCCCAAGAAGAAAAAAGCACCGTCCTCTCGGGAAAAGAAGGTGACGCGCACCATCATGGCCATCCTGGTGGCCTTCGTGGCTACTTGGACGCCCTACAACGTGATGGTCCTCATCAACACCTTCTGCTCCAGCTGCATTCCCAACACCGTGTGGACCATCGGATATTGGCTCTGCTACATCAACAGCACCATCAACCCCGCCTGCTACGCCCTCTGCAACATCACCTTCAAAAAGACCTTCAAACACCTGCTGCTCTGCCAGTACAAGAACATACGCACGGCCCGATGa